In Camelus ferus isolate YT-003-E chromosome 10, BCGSAC_Cfer_1.0, whole genome shotgun sequence, the following proteins share a genomic window:
- the TNNT3 gene encoding troponin T, fast skeletal muscle isoform X43 — translation MSDEEVEHVEEEYEEEEEAQEEEEVQEEEKPRPRLTAPKIPEGEKVDFDDIQKKRQNKDLMELQALIDSHFEARKKEEEELVALKERIEKRRAERAEQQRIRAEKERERQNRLAEEKARREEEEAKRRAEDDLKKKKALSSMGANYSSYLAKADQKRGKKQTAREMKKKVLAERRKPLNIDHLGDDKLRDKARELWESLHKLETEKFELGEKLKRQKYDIINLRSRIDQAQKHSKKAGTTPKGKVGGRWK, via the exons ATGTCGGACGAGGAAGT TGAGCACGTCGAGG AAGAGTACGAGGAGGAAG AAGAGGCCCAGGAGGAAG AGGAAGTCCAAGAAG AGGAGAAGCCGAGACCCAG ACTCACTGCTCCTAAGATCCCAGAAGGGGAGAAAGTAGACTTTGAT GACATCCAGAAGAAGCGTCAGAACAAAGACCTCATGGAGCTGCAGGCGCTTATCGACAGCCACTTCGAGGCtcggaagaaggaggaggaggagctggtcGCACTCAAGGAGAGAATC GAGAAGCGCCGTGCGGAGAGAGCAGAGCAGCAGAGGATCCGGGCTGAGAAGGAGCGGGAGCGCCAGAACCGGCTGGCG GAGGAGAAGGCCCgtcgggaggaggaggaggccaagaGGAGGGCGGAGGACGACCTGAAGAAGAAGAAGGCTCTGTCCTCCATGGGCGCCAACTACAGCAGCTACCTGGCCAAG GCCGACCAGAAGAGAGGCAAGAAGCAGACGGCCCGGGAGATGAAGAAGAAGGTCCTGGCGGAGCGGCGGAAGCCCCTCAACATCGATCACCTGGGCGACGACAAGCTGAG GGACAAGGCCAGGGAGCTCTGGGAATCCCTGCACAAGCTGGAGACTGAGAAGTTCGAGTTGGGGGAGAAGCTGAAACGCCAGAAATACGAC ATCATCAACCTCAGGAGCCGCATCGACCAGGCCCAGAAGCA CAGCAAGAAGGCCGGGACCACGCCCAAGGGCAAAGTCGGTGGGCGCTGGAAGTAA
- the TNNT3 gene encoding troponin T, fast skeletal muscle isoform X42, which yields MSDEEVEHVEEEYEEEEEAQEEEEVQEEEKPRPRLTAPKIPEGEKVDFDDIQKKRQNKDLMELQALIDSHFEARKKEEEELVALKERIEKRRAERAEQQRIRAEKERERQNRLAEEKARREEEEAKRRAEDDLKKKKALSSMGANYSSYLAKADQKRGKKQTAREMKKKVLAERRKPLNIDHLGDDKLRDKARELWESLHKLETEKFELGEKLKRQKYDIMNVRARVEMLAKFSKKAGTTPKGKVGGRWK from the exons ATGTCGGACGAGGAAGT TGAGCACGTCGAGG AAGAGTACGAGGAGGAAG AAGAGGCCCAGGAGGAAG AGGAAGTCCAAGAAG AGGAGAAGCCGAGACCCAG ACTCACTGCTCCTAAGATCCCAGAAGGGGAGAAAGTAGACTTTGAT GACATCCAGAAGAAGCGTCAGAACAAAGACCTCATGGAGCTGCAGGCGCTTATCGACAGCCACTTCGAGGCtcggaagaaggaggaggaggagctggtcGCACTCAAGGAGAGAATC GAGAAGCGCCGTGCGGAGAGAGCAGAGCAGCAGAGGATCCGGGCTGAGAAGGAGCGGGAGCGCCAGAACCGGCTGGCG GAGGAGAAGGCCCgtcgggaggaggaggaggccaagaGGAGGGCGGAGGACGACCTGAAGAAGAAGAAGGCTCTGTCCTCCATGGGCGCCAACTACAGCAGCTACCTGGCCAAG GCCGACCAGAAGAGAGGCAAGAAGCAGACGGCCCGGGAGATGAAGAAGAAGGTCCTGGCGGAGCGGCGGAAGCCCCTCAACATCGATCACCTGGGCGACGACAAGCTGAG GGACAAGGCCAGGGAGCTCTGGGAATCCCTGCACAAGCTGGAGACTGAGAAGTTCGAGTTGGGGGAGAAGCTGAAACGCCAGAAATACGAC ATCATGAACGTCCGGGCCAGAGTGGAGATGCTGGCCAAGTT CAGCAAGAAGGCCGGGACCACGCCCAAGGGCAAAGTCGGTGGGCGCTGGAAGTAA
- the TNNT3 gene encoding troponin T, fast skeletal muscle isoform X44 yields MSDEEVEHVEEEAQEEAPPPPAEVHEVHEEAHEVHEVHEVHEPEEVQEDAEEEEEEEEKPRPRLTAPKIPEGEKVDFDDIQKKRQNKDLMELQALIDSHFEARKKEEEELVALKERIEKRRAERAEQQRIRAEKERERQNRLAEEKARREEEEAKRRAEDDLKKKKALSSMGANYSSYLAKADQKRGKKQTAREMKKKVLAERRKPLNIDHLGDDKLRDKARELWESLHKLETEKFELGEKLKRQKYDIMNVRARVEMLAKFSKKAGTTPKGKVGGRWK; encoded by the exons ATGTCGGACGAGGAAGT TGAGCACGTCGAGG AAGAGGCCCAGGAGGAAG CGCCCCCTCCACCTGCAGAAGTCCATGAAGTCCATGAGGAAG CCCATGAAGTTCATGAAGTTCATGAAGTTCATGAACCAG AGGAAGTCCAAGAAG atgcagaggaggaggaggaggaag AGGAGAAGCCGAGACCCAG ACTCACTGCTCCTAAGATCCCAGAAGGGGAGAAAGTAGACTTTGAT GACATCCAGAAGAAGCGTCAGAACAAAGACCTCATGGAGCTGCAGGCGCTTATCGACAGCCACTTCGAGGCtcggaagaaggaggaggaggagctggtcGCACTCAAGGAGAGAATC GAGAAGCGCCGTGCGGAGAGAGCAGAGCAGCAGAGGATCCGGGCTGAGAAGGAGCGGGAGCGCCAGAACCGGCTGGCG GAGGAGAAGGCCCgtcgggaggaggaggaggccaagaGGAGGGCGGAGGACGACCTGAAGAAGAAGAAGGCTCTGTCCTCCATGGGCGCCAACTACAGCAGCTACCTGGCCAAG GCCGACCAGAAGAGAGGCAAGAAGCAGACGGCCCGGGAGATGAAGAAGAAGGTCCTGGCGGAGCGGCGGAAGCCCCTCAACATCGATCACCTGGGCGACGACAAGCTGAG GGACAAGGCCAGGGAGCTCTGGGAATCCCTGCACAAGCTGGAGACTGAGAAGTTCGAGTTGGGGGAGAAGCTGAAACGCCAGAAATACGAC ATCATGAACGTCCGGGCCAGAGTGGAGATGCTGGCCAAGTT CAGCAAGAAGGCCGGGACCACGCCCAAGGGCAAAGTCGGTGGGCGCTGGAAGTAA
- the TNNT3 gene encoding troponin T, fast skeletal muscle isoform X41 encodes MSDEEVEHVEEEYEEEEEAQEEEEKPRPRLTAPKIPEGEKVDFDDIQKKRQNKDLMELQALIDSHFEARKKEEEELVALKERIEKRRAERAEQQRIRAEKERERQNRLAEEKARREEEEAKRRAEDDLKKKKALSSMGANYSSYLAKADQKRGKKQTAREMKKKVLAERRKPLNIDHLGDDKLRDKARELWESLHKLETEKFELGEKLKRQKYDIMNVRARVEMLAKFSKKAGTTPKGKVGGRWK; translated from the exons ATGTCGGACGAGGAAGT TGAGCACGTCGAGG AAGAGTACGAGGAGGAAG AAGAGGCCCAGGAGGAAG AGGAGAAGCCGAGACCCAG ACTCACTGCTCCTAAGATCCCAGAAGGGGAGAAAGTAGACTTTGAT GACATCCAGAAGAAGCGTCAGAACAAAGACCTCATGGAGCTGCAGGCGCTTATCGACAGCCACTTCGAGGCtcggaagaaggaggaggaggagctggtcGCACTCAAGGAGAGAATC GAGAAGCGCCGTGCGGAGAGAGCAGAGCAGCAGAGGATCCGGGCTGAGAAGGAGCGGGAGCGCCAGAACCGGCTGGCG GAGGAGAAGGCCCgtcgggaggaggaggaggccaagaGGAGGGCGGAGGACGACCTGAAGAAGAAGAAGGCTCTGTCCTCCATGGGCGCCAACTACAGCAGCTACCTGGCCAAG GCCGACCAGAAGAGAGGCAAGAAGCAGACGGCCCGGGAGATGAAGAAGAAGGTCCTGGCGGAGCGGCGGAAGCCCCTCAACATCGATCACCTGGGCGACGACAAGCTGAG GGACAAGGCCAGGGAGCTCTGGGAATCCCTGCACAAGCTGGAGACTGAGAAGTTCGAGTTGGGGGAGAAGCTGAAACGCCAGAAATACGAC ATCATGAACGTCCGGGCCAGAGTGGAGATGCTGGCCAAGTT CAGCAAGAAGGCCGGGACCACGCCCAAGGGCAAAGTCGGTGGGCGCTGGAAGTAA
- the TNNT3 gene encoding troponin T, fast skeletal muscle isoform X36: MSDEEVEHVEEEYEEEEEAQEEAPPPPAEVHEVHEEAHEVHEVHEVHEPEEKPRPRLTAPKIPEGEKVDFDDIQKKRQNKDLMELQALIDSHFEARKKEEEELVALKERIEKRRAERAEQQRIRAEKERERQNRLAEEKARREEEEAKRRAEDDLKKKKALSSMGANYSSYLAKADQKRGKKQTAREMKKKVLAERRKPLNIDHLGDDKLRDKARELWESLHKLETEKFELGEKLKRQKYDIINLRSRIDQAQKHSKKAGTTPKGKVGGRWK, encoded by the exons ATGTCGGACGAGGAAGT TGAGCACGTCGAGG AAGAGTACGAGGAGGAAG AAGAGGCCCAGGAGGAAG CGCCCCCTCCACCTGCAGAAGTCCATGAAGTCCATGAGGAAG CCCATGAAGTTCATGAAGTTCATGAAGTTCATGAACCAG AGGAGAAGCCGAGACCCAG ACTCACTGCTCCTAAGATCCCAGAAGGGGAGAAAGTAGACTTTGAT GACATCCAGAAGAAGCGTCAGAACAAAGACCTCATGGAGCTGCAGGCGCTTATCGACAGCCACTTCGAGGCtcggaagaaggaggaggaggagctggtcGCACTCAAGGAGAGAATC GAGAAGCGCCGTGCGGAGAGAGCAGAGCAGCAGAGGATCCGGGCTGAGAAGGAGCGGGAGCGCCAGAACCGGCTGGCG GAGGAGAAGGCCCgtcgggaggaggaggaggccaagaGGAGGGCGGAGGACGACCTGAAGAAGAAGAAGGCTCTGTCCTCCATGGGCGCCAACTACAGCAGCTACCTGGCCAAG GCCGACCAGAAGAGAGGCAAGAAGCAGACGGCCCGGGAGATGAAGAAGAAGGTCCTGGCGGAGCGGCGGAAGCCCCTCAACATCGATCACCTGGGCGACGACAAGCTGAG GGACAAGGCCAGGGAGCTCTGGGAATCCCTGCACAAGCTGGAGACTGAGAAGTTCGAGTTGGGGGAGAAGCTGAAACGCCAGAAATACGAC ATCATCAACCTCAGGAGCCGCATCGACCAGGCCCAGAAGCA CAGCAAGAAGGCCGGGACCACGCCCAAGGGCAAAGTCGGTGGGCGCTGGAAGTAA
- the TNNT3 gene encoding troponin T, fast skeletal muscle isoform X32, with the protein MSDEEVEHVEEEYEEEEEAQEEAPPPPAEVHEVHEEAHEVHEVHEVHEPEEVQEDAEEEEEEEEKPRPRLTAPKIPEGEKVDFDDIQKKRQNKDLMELQALIDSHFEARKKEEEELVALKERIEKRRAERAEQQRIRAEKERERQNRLAEEKARREEEEAKRRAEDDLKKKKALSSMGANYSSYLAKADQKRGKKQTAREMKKKVLAERRKPLNIDHLGDDKLRDKARELWESLHKLETEKFELGEKLKRQKYDIMNVRARVEMLAKFSKKAGTTPKGKVGGRWK; encoded by the exons ATGTCGGACGAGGAAGT TGAGCACGTCGAGG AAGAGTACGAGGAGGAAG AAGAGGCCCAGGAGGAAG CGCCCCCTCCACCTGCAGAAGTCCATGAAGTCCATGAGGAAG CCCATGAAGTTCATGAAGTTCATGAAGTTCATGAACCAG AGGAAGTCCAAGAAG atgcagaggaggaggaggaggaag AGGAGAAGCCGAGACCCAG ACTCACTGCTCCTAAGATCCCAGAAGGGGAGAAAGTAGACTTTGAT GACATCCAGAAGAAGCGTCAGAACAAAGACCTCATGGAGCTGCAGGCGCTTATCGACAGCCACTTCGAGGCtcggaagaaggaggaggaggagctggtcGCACTCAAGGAGAGAATC GAGAAGCGCCGTGCGGAGAGAGCAGAGCAGCAGAGGATCCGGGCTGAGAAGGAGCGGGAGCGCCAGAACCGGCTGGCG GAGGAGAAGGCCCgtcgggaggaggaggaggccaagaGGAGGGCGGAGGACGACCTGAAGAAGAAGAAGGCTCTGTCCTCCATGGGCGCCAACTACAGCAGCTACCTGGCCAAG GCCGACCAGAAGAGAGGCAAGAAGCAGACGGCCCGGGAGATGAAGAAGAAGGTCCTGGCGGAGCGGCGGAAGCCCCTCAACATCGATCACCTGGGCGACGACAAGCTGAG GGACAAGGCCAGGGAGCTCTGGGAATCCCTGCACAAGCTGGAGACTGAGAAGTTCGAGTTGGGGGAGAAGCTGAAACGCCAGAAATACGAC ATCATGAACGTCCGGGCCAGAGTGGAGATGCTGGCCAAGTT CAGCAAGAAGGCCGGGACCACGCCCAAGGGCAAAGTCGGTGGGCGCTGGAAGTAA
- the TNNT3 gene encoding troponin T, fast skeletal muscle isoform X45: MSDEEVEHVEEEAQEEAPPPPAEVHEVHEEAHEVHEVHEVHEPEEVQEDAEEEEEEEEKPRPRLTAPKIPEGEKVDFDDIQKKRQNKDLMELQALIDSHFEARKKEEEELVALKERIEKRRAERAEQQRIRAEKERERQNRLAEEKARREEEEAKRRAEDDLKKKKALSSMGANYSSYLAKADQKRGKKQTAREMKKKVLAERRKPLNIDHLGDDKLRDKARELWESLHKLETEKFELGEKLKRQKYDIINLRSRIDQAQKHSKKAGTTPKGKVGGRWK; the protein is encoded by the exons ATGTCGGACGAGGAAGT TGAGCACGTCGAGG AAGAGGCCCAGGAGGAAG CGCCCCCTCCACCTGCAGAAGTCCATGAAGTCCATGAGGAAG CCCATGAAGTTCATGAAGTTCATGAAGTTCATGAACCAG AGGAAGTCCAAGAAG atgcagaggaggaggaggaggaag AGGAGAAGCCGAGACCCAG ACTCACTGCTCCTAAGATCCCAGAAGGGGAGAAAGTAGACTTTGAT GACATCCAGAAGAAGCGTCAGAACAAAGACCTCATGGAGCTGCAGGCGCTTATCGACAGCCACTTCGAGGCtcggaagaaggaggaggaggagctggtcGCACTCAAGGAGAGAATC GAGAAGCGCCGTGCGGAGAGAGCAGAGCAGCAGAGGATCCGGGCTGAGAAGGAGCGGGAGCGCCAGAACCGGCTGGCG GAGGAGAAGGCCCgtcgggaggaggaggaggccaagaGGAGGGCGGAGGACGACCTGAAGAAGAAGAAGGCTCTGTCCTCCATGGGCGCCAACTACAGCAGCTACCTGGCCAAG GCCGACCAGAAGAGAGGCAAGAAGCAGACGGCCCGGGAGATGAAGAAGAAGGTCCTGGCGGAGCGGCGGAAGCCCCTCAACATCGATCACCTGGGCGACGACAAGCTGAG GGACAAGGCCAGGGAGCTCTGGGAATCCCTGCACAAGCTGGAGACTGAGAAGTTCGAGTTGGGGGAGAAGCTGAAACGCCAGAAATACGAC ATCATCAACCTCAGGAGCCGCATCGACCAGGCCCAGAAGCA CAGCAAGAAGGCCGGGACCACGCCCAAGGGCAAAGTCGGTGGGCGCTGGAAGTAA
- the TNNT3 gene encoding troponin T, fast skeletal muscle isoform X38: protein MSDEEVEHVEEEYEEEEEAQEEAHEVHEVHEVHEPEEVQEEEKPRPRLTAPKIPEGEKVDFDDIQKKRQNKDLMELQALIDSHFEARKKEEEELVALKERIEKRRAERAEQQRIRAEKERERQNRLAEEKARREEEEAKRRAEDDLKKKKALSSMGANYSSYLAKADQKRGKKQTAREMKKKVLAERRKPLNIDHLGDDKLRDKARELWESLHKLETEKFELGEKLKRQKYDIINLRSRIDQAQKHSKKAGTTPKGKVGGRWK, encoded by the exons ATGTCGGACGAGGAAGT TGAGCACGTCGAGG AAGAGTACGAGGAGGAAG AAGAGGCCCAGGAGGAAG CCCATGAAGTTCATGAAGTTCATGAAGTTCATGAACCAG AGGAAGTCCAAGAAG AGGAGAAGCCGAGACCCAG ACTCACTGCTCCTAAGATCCCAGAAGGGGAGAAAGTAGACTTTGAT GACATCCAGAAGAAGCGTCAGAACAAAGACCTCATGGAGCTGCAGGCGCTTATCGACAGCCACTTCGAGGCtcggaagaaggaggaggaggagctggtcGCACTCAAGGAGAGAATC GAGAAGCGCCGTGCGGAGAGAGCAGAGCAGCAGAGGATCCGGGCTGAGAAGGAGCGGGAGCGCCAGAACCGGCTGGCG GAGGAGAAGGCCCgtcgggaggaggaggaggccaagaGGAGGGCGGAGGACGACCTGAAGAAGAAGAAGGCTCTGTCCTCCATGGGCGCCAACTACAGCAGCTACCTGGCCAAG GCCGACCAGAAGAGAGGCAAGAAGCAGACGGCCCGGGAGATGAAGAAGAAGGTCCTGGCGGAGCGGCGGAAGCCCCTCAACATCGATCACCTGGGCGACGACAAGCTGAG GGACAAGGCCAGGGAGCTCTGGGAATCCCTGCACAAGCTGGAGACTGAGAAGTTCGAGTTGGGGGAGAAGCTGAAACGCCAGAAATACGAC ATCATCAACCTCAGGAGCCGCATCGACCAGGCCCAGAAGCA CAGCAAGAAGGCCGGGACCACGCCCAAGGGCAAAGTCGGTGGGCGCTGGAAGTAA
- the TNNT3 gene encoding troponin T, fast skeletal muscle isoform X34, which yields MSDEEVEHVEEEYEEEEEAQEEAPPPPAEVHEVHEEAHEVHEVHEVHEPEEVQEEEKPRPRLTAPKIPEGEKVDFDDIQKKRQNKDLMELQALIDSHFEARKKEEEELVALKERIEKRRAERAEQQRIRAEKERERQNRLAEEKARREEEEAKRRAEDDLKKKKALSSMGANYSSYLAKADQKRGKKQTAREMKKKVLAERRKPLNIDHLGDDKLRDKARELWESLHKLETEKFELGEKLKRQKYDIMNVRARVEMLAKFSKKAGTTPKGKVGGRWK from the exons ATGTCGGACGAGGAAGT TGAGCACGTCGAGG AAGAGTACGAGGAGGAAG AAGAGGCCCAGGAGGAAG CGCCCCCTCCACCTGCAGAAGTCCATGAAGTCCATGAGGAAG CCCATGAAGTTCATGAAGTTCATGAAGTTCATGAACCAG AGGAAGTCCAAGAAG AGGAGAAGCCGAGACCCAG ACTCACTGCTCCTAAGATCCCAGAAGGGGAGAAAGTAGACTTTGAT GACATCCAGAAGAAGCGTCAGAACAAAGACCTCATGGAGCTGCAGGCGCTTATCGACAGCCACTTCGAGGCtcggaagaaggaggaggaggagctggtcGCACTCAAGGAGAGAATC GAGAAGCGCCGTGCGGAGAGAGCAGAGCAGCAGAGGATCCGGGCTGAGAAGGAGCGGGAGCGCCAGAACCGGCTGGCG GAGGAGAAGGCCCgtcgggaggaggaggaggccaagaGGAGGGCGGAGGACGACCTGAAGAAGAAGAAGGCTCTGTCCTCCATGGGCGCCAACTACAGCAGCTACCTGGCCAAG GCCGACCAGAAGAGAGGCAAGAAGCAGACGGCCCGGGAGATGAAGAAGAAGGTCCTGGCGGAGCGGCGGAAGCCCCTCAACATCGATCACCTGGGCGACGACAAGCTGAG GGACAAGGCCAGGGAGCTCTGGGAATCCCTGCACAAGCTGGAGACTGAGAAGTTCGAGTTGGGGGAGAAGCTGAAACGCCAGAAATACGAC ATCATGAACGTCCGGGCCAGAGTGGAGATGCTGGCCAAGTT CAGCAAGAAGGCCGGGACCACGCCCAAGGGCAAAGTCGGTGGGCGCTGGAAGTAA
- the TNNT3 gene encoding troponin T, fast skeletal muscle isoform X39, producing MSDEEVEHVEEEYEEEEEAQEEAHEVHEVHEVHEPEEKPRPRLTAPKIPEGEKVDFDDIQKKRQNKDLMELQALIDSHFEARKKEEEELVALKERIEKRRAERAEQQRIRAEKERERQNRLAEEKARREEEEAKRRAEDDLKKKKALSSMGANYSSYLAKADQKRGKKQTAREMKKKVLAERRKPLNIDHLGDDKLRDKARELWESLHKLETEKFELGEKLKRQKYDIMNVRARVEMLAKFSKKAGTTPKGKVGGRWK from the exons ATGTCGGACGAGGAAGT TGAGCACGTCGAGG AAGAGTACGAGGAGGAAG AAGAGGCCCAGGAGGAAG CCCATGAAGTTCATGAAGTTCATGAAGTTCATGAACCAG AGGAGAAGCCGAGACCCAG ACTCACTGCTCCTAAGATCCCAGAAGGGGAGAAAGTAGACTTTGAT GACATCCAGAAGAAGCGTCAGAACAAAGACCTCATGGAGCTGCAGGCGCTTATCGACAGCCACTTCGAGGCtcggaagaaggaggaggaggagctggtcGCACTCAAGGAGAGAATC GAGAAGCGCCGTGCGGAGAGAGCAGAGCAGCAGAGGATCCGGGCTGAGAAGGAGCGGGAGCGCCAGAACCGGCTGGCG GAGGAGAAGGCCCgtcgggaggaggaggaggccaagaGGAGGGCGGAGGACGACCTGAAGAAGAAGAAGGCTCTGTCCTCCATGGGCGCCAACTACAGCAGCTACCTGGCCAAG GCCGACCAGAAGAGAGGCAAGAAGCAGACGGCCCGGGAGATGAAGAAGAAGGTCCTGGCGGAGCGGCGGAAGCCCCTCAACATCGATCACCTGGGCGACGACAAGCTGAG GGACAAGGCCAGGGAGCTCTGGGAATCCCTGCACAAGCTGGAGACTGAGAAGTTCGAGTTGGGGGAGAAGCTGAAACGCCAGAAATACGAC ATCATGAACGTCCGGGCCAGAGTGGAGATGCTGGCCAAGTT CAGCAAGAAGGCCGGGACCACGCCCAAGGGCAAAGTCGGTGGGCGCTGGAAGTAA
- the TNNT3 gene encoding troponin T, fast skeletal muscle isoform X33 — translation MSDEEVEHVEEEYEEEEEAQEEAPPPPAEVHEVHEEAHEVHEVHEVHEPEEVQEDAEEEEEEEEKPRPRLTAPKIPEGEKVDFDDIQKKRQNKDLMELQALIDSHFEARKKEEEELVALKERIEKRRAERAEQQRIRAEKERERQNRLAEEKARREEEEAKRRAEDDLKKKKALSSMGANYSSYLAKADQKRGKKQTAREMKKKVLAERRKPLNIDHLGDDKLRDKARELWESLHKLETEKFELGEKLKRQKYDIINLRSRIDQAQKHSKKAGTTPKGKVGGRWK, via the exons ATGTCGGACGAGGAAGT TGAGCACGTCGAGG AAGAGTACGAGGAGGAAG AAGAGGCCCAGGAGGAAG CGCCCCCTCCACCTGCAGAAGTCCATGAAGTCCATGAGGAAG CCCATGAAGTTCATGAAGTTCATGAAGTTCATGAACCAG AGGAAGTCCAAGAAG atgcagaggaggaggaggaggaag AGGAGAAGCCGAGACCCAG ACTCACTGCTCCTAAGATCCCAGAAGGGGAGAAAGTAGACTTTGAT GACATCCAGAAGAAGCGTCAGAACAAAGACCTCATGGAGCTGCAGGCGCTTATCGACAGCCACTTCGAGGCtcggaagaaggaggaggaggagctggtcGCACTCAAGGAGAGAATC GAGAAGCGCCGTGCGGAGAGAGCAGAGCAGCAGAGGATCCGGGCTGAGAAGGAGCGGGAGCGCCAGAACCGGCTGGCG GAGGAGAAGGCCCgtcgggaggaggaggaggccaagaGGAGGGCGGAGGACGACCTGAAGAAGAAGAAGGCTCTGTCCTCCATGGGCGCCAACTACAGCAGCTACCTGGCCAAG GCCGACCAGAAGAGAGGCAAGAAGCAGACGGCCCGGGAGATGAAGAAGAAGGTCCTGGCGGAGCGGCGGAAGCCCCTCAACATCGATCACCTGGGCGACGACAAGCTGAG GGACAAGGCCAGGGAGCTCTGGGAATCCCTGCACAAGCTGGAGACTGAGAAGTTCGAGTTGGGGGAGAAGCTGAAACGCCAGAAATACGAC ATCATCAACCTCAGGAGCCGCATCGACCAGGCCCAGAAGCA CAGCAAGAAGGCCGGGACCACGCCCAAGGGCAAAGTCGGTGGGCGCTGGAAGTAA
- the TNNT3 gene encoding troponin T, fast skeletal muscle isoform X35, with amino-acid sequence MSDEEVEHVEEEYEEEEEAQEEAPPPPAEVHEVHEEAHEVHEVHEVHEPEEVQEEEKPRPRLTAPKIPEGEKVDFDDIQKKRQNKDLMELQALIDSHFEARKKEEEELVALKERIEKRRAERAEQQRIRAEKERERQNRLAEEKARREEEEAKRRAEDDLKKKKALSSMGANYSSYLAKADQKRGKKQTAREMKKKVLAERRKPLNIDHLGDDKLRDKARELWESLHKLETEKFELGEKLKRQKYDIINLRSRIDQAQKHSKKAGTTPKGKVGGRWK; translated from the exons ATGTCGGACGAGGAAGT TGAGCACGTCGAGG AAGAGTACGAGGAGGAAG AAGAGGCCCAGGAGGAAG CGCCCCCTCCACCTGCAGAAGTCCATGAAGTCCATGAGGAAG CCCATGAAGTTCATGAAGTTCATGAAGTTCATGAACCAG AGGAAGTCCAAGAAG AGGAGAAGCCGAGACCCAG ACTCACTGCTCCTAAGATCCCAGAAGGGGAGAAAGTAGACTTTGAT GACATCCAGAAGAAGCGTCAGAACAAAGACCTCATGGAGCTGCAGGCGCTTATCGACAGCCACTTCGAGGCtcggaagaaggaggaggaggagctggtcGCACTCAAGGAGAGAATC GAGAAGCGCCGTGCGGAGAGAGCAGAGCAGCAGAGGATCCGGGCTGAGAAGGAGCGGGAGCGCCAGAACCGGCTGGCG GAGGAGAAGGCCCgtcgggaggaggaggaggccaagaGGAGGGCGGAGGACGACCTGAAGAAGAAGAAGGCTCTGTCCTCCATGGGCGCCAACTACAGCAGCTACCTGGCCAAG GCCGACCAGAAGAGAGGCAAGAAGCAGACGGCCCGGGAGATGAAGAAGAAGGTCCTGGCGGAGCGGCGGAAGCCCCTCAACATCGATCACCTGGGCGACGACAAGCTGAG GGACAAGGCCAGGGAGCTCTGGGAATCCCTGCACAAGCTGGAGACTGAGAAGTTCGAGTTGGGGGAGAAGCTGAAACGCCAGAAATACGAC ATCATCAACCTCAGGAGCCGCATCGACCAGGCCCAGAAGCA CAGCAAGAAGGCCGGGACCACGCCCAAGGGCAAAGTCGGTGGGCGCTGGAAGTAA